TTTATCCGATTAACGGCAAAAATAATCGATGAAATGCATAATGTATGTATTTTGTAAACAAGATGTTAGAGTGCGTAAACTAAACTGTTATCCGGAAGTATAAGAAATAAAAAAATCCCCGGAAGGGGATTTTTTTAAGTATTTCGATAGGTTTATGATTTCTGTTCTTTGTTAAAATAAACCAGATAGTAGTACATCTGCTTTTCTTCATCCCATCCTTTTTCTACAAACTTTTCAGCACTTTCAGGATTAATGAAATCCAATTTGATTTGGATGTTTGTATCCAGATTGATGACATTCTTGATTTTTTTTCTTGCATCCGAAACTGCCGCATTCGCAATAGGGAAGGTAGTCACGTCTTCAATGCTGTATTTTTCTCCTTTGTCGACCTTGTAGTTTTTGAATTCCGACATAAGGTCCGGATTGTCAATTACCTCATTCAGGAAGTTTTGTTCTACGAAATCGTCGTTTTTCGCGAAATAGTTCACGGAGCGGTTCATGAACATTACTTCTTCTTTTTTGTCTTCAGCCGGTAATACTACATCTTTGGCAAAGTCCTGACAGAATTTTAAATATTTTTTAGTGATGAAGTTTTCATCCTGGAAAGCGTCAACAGAAAGGAAATGCTCTAACCAGTAGCGCGCATCATATCGGTTGCTGTCTACCGTCAGGATTTTATATCCTTCTTCTTTTTTGTGGTTAAAAATAAGGCATCCTTTGTCCAGCTTATTCAGGTTGATACCGTGTTGCAATATCATTTCCAGATTGCTCCCGTTCTCTTCAAATTGCAGGAAGTCAGACTGCAATTCGCTTTTGAAAACGCCTACTGCATCTACCTGATTGTTGTCAATGCTCAGGTTGGTAAGGTAAGCAACATAAACCTCTCCGTTTTTGATGTGCGGATGGTTCGATTGCTCAAAAAGATGTTTTGTTATTTTTTTTGAAACTTCATGCACACTACCCGGATTGGCAAAAATCTCGTTGGCAAAGTTGTACATTTCGTTATATTCCAAATCTACATCGTGTGCAAACTGGAAATAGTTCTCTTCTTTTTCCCTAAATGATTTGAAGAAAAACTCTTTTAGCAAAGGCATGATCTCGTCGTTCAGCCCATAAGGCGATTCAGACAAAAAGAAGGCTTCGTTACGGCTTTTGTTTCCAACTCTGTGAACAGAAAGGGTTTCGATGTGGGTGTTAAATAAGTTGATCATTTTTTTAAGTTGCTAAGGTAAAAAGGTACTAAGTCGCTAAGTTGCTGAGGTTATTGACGTTCTTTTATTTTATTTATAAAAGCGATGAGCATTCTCTCAACTTCCCTGCTGTCTTCGTACTGTTTGTTAAATTGTTCCGTTGTAAAATAGCTGATATTCTTGGCTATTTCTAATTGTGTTTGTAGTTCAAAAAGAGAACTGATTGAAATGTTTAGAAAACGGAGATAGTCTTTATTACTATCTCTGCCAAATCCCTCCGCTATGTTGCTTGGAATTGAAATGGCACATTTTCTGATTTGCGATGTGAGACCAAATGCTTCTTCTTTTGGAAATGATTTAGTAGCATTATAAATTTCGGTTACTAAAGCCATTGATTTTTGCCAGATGAGTAAGTTTCTAAAAGTGTTCATGGCGCATATATTTTAAGATTTCCTCAAATATAATTCAATCCGCAAACAAAACCTTAAAACCTTATCTACTCCAAAAAAAACTTAGAACCTTAGCGACTTAGTGCCTTAGCACCTCAGATCAATTCCAATTCTCCTCAAATCCGTAATCCTCAAAATTATCTCCTCCATCAAACATATCCAGGTCGTCTTCGTCAAACTCGTCCTCGTCATAGTCAAATTCATTTACAGCTGAGTCGCTAAAATCTTTGTCCGGAGCTTCAAGAGGCACTATTCCGTGTGAGAATAATACATCCGGATACACCTGTCCCGGAACATGCTCTTCAATTGCAGCCAGCTCTACAAAGAAAGTCCACATGTTGATAAAGTCATAAACATAGATGATTTTTGTTCTTTCTTCGTCTAAAACTTCAGAAAGCTCAAAATCAGACATTACTTTTTGTTCGCCCGGTACATCTCCTGTATCAAACATCGGAATTTCTTCATCCTGATTCCATTGGTCGTCACTGGTATAAAATGATGCTACTTCCATGCCGTCAAAGCCAAAGGCATTGACAATAGCATTGTGCAGGTCTTCTAAAGTGTCATTGTCCTGAATGGCAATATCTCTGAAAACATCTTCTTCCGCATCGAGTATTACCCTAAATTTATAAACCATAATCTAAATGTATTTTTGAAACGCCAAAGGTAAAATTTAAATTCCGATTTTTAGATTTTGCTTTCTTGGAATTTTTGATATACGCCCTTAAATCAGCAACTGTTTTTTAAGCTTCATAAAATTCAATAGGCAGATTATCAGGGTCTGCAATAAATGTAAAACGCTTGTTGGTGAATTCGTCAGTTCGCAGTGGTTCAGGGTTGAGGTTGTTTTCAACCAAATAATGCCTTGTTTTTTGGATGTCGTCTACTTCAAAAGCCAAATGCCGTAATCCGCAGGCTTCCGGACGCGAAACACGGCCAGGCGGGTTGGGAAATGAAAAAAGTTCTATTGAATAATTACCATTCAGTGCCAAATCCAGCTTGTAGGAATCCCTTTCGCTGCGATAGGCTTCGGCTATGATTTCAAAACCCAGGATTTTGGTATAAAAATGTTTTGATACTTCATAATCAGAACAGATTATAGCAATGTGGTGTACTTTGTTGATTTTTAGCATATAGATTATTCTCTTAAAGGTTCTGTAATCCACCATTGGTTTCCAAACGGGTCTTCAAATCCGGCAGTATAACCGTATTCTTCCTGTCCCGGATTTTTAAGAATTTTGGAACCTTTCTGTATGGCGAGATTAAAAACGTCGTCAATTTTTTCAATGAATAAAAACATACCGCATGTTTTCTGATGCCAGGTGTCATTGGCCTGGGCAAACATTACAACGGCATCCTGAATCCTGATTTCGCCATGCATAACGGAATTGTTTTTTCCGGGAACAATAAGCTGTTCTTTGGCTCCCAATACGGTTTTGGAAAATTCTAAAAAGTCATTGGCCTTATTCAGTATCAGATAAGGCATTACGGGAAGATATTGCTGCGGAATTTTCATAAGTGATACGGTATTAATTCTAATTAAAAGTATAAAAACAAAATTACATGAGGAAGGTTTTTGTGATAGCATTGCAATTCATCCATGAAAAATTACAATTCGGTAATCTTTATTATGAAAGAAAGTTTTCCAAATGCAACTTTGCTCCATCAAAAACACCTAATCAATGAAAAATATTTTTACACTACTGTTTCTTATTTTATCTGCCGCAACTTTTGCGCAGCAAACTATTTCAGGAAAAGTCACTGATGAAAAGGGGCGTCCTGTTACGGGAGCCAATGTTTTTATTGAAGGAACCTATGACGGGGATTCTTCAGATGAACAGGGGAATTTCAGTTTTCAGACTACTGTAACCGGAAAGCAAAATCTTGTGGTTACCTTTTTAACTTTTGAAACCTATAATCAGGAAATAGTAGTTGAAGATTTTAAAAACAGAACTGTCAAATTAAAAGAATCGGTTAATACGCTTGATGCCGTTGTGATTACTGCCGGAACATTTGAGTCGGGCGATAAAGCAAGAACTTCAGTTTTAAAACCTTTGGACATTGTTACGACGGCAGGTGCTGCTGGTGATATTGTTGGAGCATTGCTTACTTTGCCGGGAGCGCAGACTGTTGGAGAAGACGGCCGTCTTTTTGTAAGAGGAGGCGAGGCCGATGAGACGCAGACGTATGTTGACGGGCTTCGCGTTTCACAACCTTATGGCGCAACAACAAACAACCTGCCTACACGAGGGCGATTTTCTCCTTTTCTTTTTAGCGGTATTGCCTTTTCAACGGGAGGTTACAGTGCAGAATATGGAGAAGCATTGTCAAGTGTTTTGTTGTTGAATACAATCGAAGACCCAGACCAGGAAAAGACAGAAATTTCATTGATGACTGTTGGTTTAGGATTGGGAAATACGCAAAAATGGGAAAAGAGTTCTTTAAGCGTAAATGCTTCCTATGCTAATCTGGCACCTTATCAGGCAGCGGTTCCACAAGCTGTAGATTGGAACAGGGCCTATCAGTCCATTTCAGGAGAGTTGGTTTACCGCTATCATTTTAATAATGGAACCCTGAAGACCTACATGGCTTTTGATGCGGCAGATTTTGACCTGAACCAGGAAGATATTAACCGTCCTGAAAAAAT
This portion of the Flavobacterium lindanitolerans genome encodes:
- a CDS encoding nucleoid-associated protein; this translates as MINLFNTHIETLSVHRVGNKSRNEAFFLSESPYGLNDEIMPLLKEFFFKSFREKEENYFQFAHDVDLEYNEMYNFANEIFANPGSVHEVSKKITKHLFEQSNHPHIKNGEVYVAYLTNLSIDNNQVDAVGVFKSELQSDFLQFEENGSNLEMILQHGINLNKLDKGCLIFNHKKEEGYKILTVDSNRYDARYWLEHFLSVDAFQDENFITKKYLKFCQDFAKDVVLPAEDKKEEVMFMNRSVNYFAKNDDFVEQNFLNEVIDNPDLMSEFKNYKVDKGEKYSIEDVTTFPIANAAVSDARKKIKNVINLDTNIQIKLDFINPESAEKFVEKGWDEEKQMYYYLVYFNKEQKS
- a CDS encoding four helix bundle protein, whose product is MNTFRNLLIWQKSMALVTEIYNATKSFPKEEAFGLTSQIRKCAISIPSNIAEGFGRDSNKDYLRFLNISISSLFELQTQLEIAKNISYFTTEQFNKQYEDSREVERMLIAFINKIKERQ
- a CDS encoding IS1096 element passenger TnpR family protein — encoded protein: MVYKFRVILDAEEDVFRDIAIQDNDTLEDLHNAIVNAFGFDGMEVASFYTSDDQWNQDEEIPMFDTGDVPGEQKVMSDFELSEVLDEERTKIIYVYDFINMWTFFVELAAIEEHVPGQVYPDVLFSHGIVPLEAPDKDFSDSAVNEFDYDEDEFDEDDLDMFDGGDNFEDYGFEENWN
- the gloA2 gene encoding SMU1112c/YaeR family gloxylase I-like metalloprotein, giving the protein MLKINKVHHIAIICSDYEVSKHFYTKILGFEIIAEAYRSERDSYKLDLALNGNYSIELFSFPNPPGRVSRPEACGLRHLAFEVDDIQKTRHYLVENNLNPEPLRTDEFTNKRFTFIADPDNLPIEFYEA
- a CDS encoding VOC family protein; translation: MKIPQQYLPVMPYLILNKANDFLEFSKTVLGAKEQLIVPGKNNSVMHGEIRIQDAVVMFAQANDTWHQKTCGMFLFIEKIDDVFNLAIQKGSKILKNPGQEEYGYTAGFEDPFGNQWWITEPLRE